A DNA window from Litorivicinus lipolyticus contains the following coding sequences:
- the minC gene encoding septum site-determining protein MinC — MFALNATDYPLLILTLGSNDPVKLDQWFASSVTQAPDMLSRPWIIDLGSFPGHVDIGEMVRVCRKFGVTLAGVMGAGGGALSQASAMGLACLPNADHLAVLPVVQPAAEAPPSPAPVAPTADGARVVASPVRSGQQVWAQHQDLVLLGTVSAAAEVMADGNVHCYGTLRGRVAAGVSGNENARVFVRKLEAQVVSIAGVYMAEEELAALPQWGQSAMFSLVDHRLQVAALPDS, encoded by the coding sequence TTGTTCGCACTCAACGCCACCGACTACCCCTTACTGATTCTGACGCTGGGTTCCAATGACCCGGTCAAGCTGGATCAGTGGTTCGCAAGTTCCGTGACCCAGGCGCCGGATATGCTGTCGCGTCCGTGGATCATCGATTTAGGCAGCTTCCCCGGTCACGTCGACATCGGCGAAATGGTCCGCGTGTGCCGCAAGTTTGGCGTCACCCTAGCGGGTGTGATGGGCGCCGGTGGTGGAGCCCTCAGCCAAGCCAGCGCGATGGGCTTGGCGTGTCTGCCGAACGCTGACCATCTGGCGGTGTTGCCGGTCGTCCAGCCCGCCGCTGAAGCGCCGCCATCGCCGGCCCCGGTCGCGCCTACCGCGGACGGTGCGCGTGTGGTCGCAAGCCCTGTGCGCTCCGGCCAACAGGTCTGGGCGCAGCACCAAGACCTGGTCTTGCTGGGCACCGTCAGCGCCGCCGCCGAGGTCATGGCGGATGGCAATGTGCACTGTTACGGGACCCTGCGCGGTCGCGTTGCGGCCGGCGTTAGTGGCAACGAAAACGCCCGGGTATTCGTCCGCAAACTCGAGGCCCAGGTGGTCTCGATCGCCGGGGTTTACATGGCCGAGGAAGAGCTGGCCGCACTGCCGCAGTGGGGTCAATCGGCTATGTTTAGCTTGGTGGATCATCGTCTACAGGTTGCCGCCTTACCCGATTCCTAG
- the minD gene encoding septum site-determining protein MinD, producing MAKIITVTSGKGGVGKTTSSAAIATGLAQKGHKTCVIDFDVGLRNLDLIMGVERRVVYDFVNVIQGEASLNQAMIKDKRTPNLFILPASQTRDKDALSQEGVGQVLSELVDDLGFEYIVCDSPAGIEKGAFLALYYADVAIVVTNPEVSSVRDSDRILGILQSKSKKAEDGGQIEEHLLLTRYSPERVDKGEMLSLEDVQDILSIDVLGVIPESPDVLSASNAGEPVIKAVDTDAGQAYQDAVDRLLGEERPLRFLTAKKRGFFSRVLGG from the coding sequence GTGGCTAAGATCATCACCGTCACCTCGGGCAAAGGCGGCGTCGGTAAAACGACATCGAGTGCCGCCATTGCCACTGGACTTGCGCAAAAAGGACACAAAACCTGTGTCATCGACTTTGACGTCGGCCTGCGTAACCTCGATTTGATCATGGGCGTGGAACGCCGCGTGGTTTATGACTTTGTTAATGTTATCCAGGGCGAGGCCAGCCTCAACCAAGCGATGATCAAGGACAAACGTACGCCGAACCTGTTCATTTTGCCGGCTTCGCAGACACGCGATAAAGATGCCCTCAGCCAAGAAGGCGTCGGTCAGGTCTTGAGCGAACTGGTCGACGACCTAGGGTTTGAGTACATTGTCTGTGACAGCCCGGCCGGGATCGAAAAGGGTGCCTTTTTGGCGCTCTATTACGCCGATGTCGCGATTGTGGTCACCAACCCCGAAGTCAGCTCGGTGCGCGATTCGGACCGGATCTTGGGCATCTTGCAAAGCAAGTCTAAAAAAGCTGAGGACGGCGGCCAGATCGAAGAGCACCTGCTGCTGACTCGCTATAGCCCAGAACGCGTCGACAAGGGCGAAATGCTGTCGCTCGAAGACGTCCAGGACATCTTGTCGATTGACGTGTTGGGCGTGATTCCGGAGTCGCCGGACGTGTTGTCAGCGTCCAATGCCGGCGAGCCGGTGATCAAAGCGGTGGATACCGATGCCGGTCAAGCCTACCAAGACGCCGTCGATCGACTGTTGGGCGAAGAGCGCCCGTTGCGCTTCTTGACGGCCAAAAAACGCGGCTTCTTTAGCCGAGTATTGGGGGGTTAA
- the minE gene encoding cell division topological specificity factor MinE has protein sequence MSFLSLFQKKRDTAKTAKERLQIVIAHERDRAAGPDFLPELQREIMQVVSKYVDIDMDQINIQLDRDGDCAVLELNVTLPDD, from the coding sequence ATGAGTTTCCTGTCCCTATTTCAGAAAAAGCGCGACACGGCCAAGACCGCCAAAGAGCGCCTGCAGATCGTTATCGCCCACGAGCGTGACCGCGCCGCGGGCCCCGATTTTCTGCCGGAACTCCAGCGCGAGATCATGCAAGTGGTCAGCAAATACGTCGATATCGATATGGACCAGATCAATATCCAACTGGACCGTGATGGTGATTGCGCCGTGTTGGAACTGAACGTCACGCTGCCGGATGACTGA
- the sbcB gene encoding exodeoxyribonuclease I: MTDRRFVFYDYETTGLDPALDRPVQFAATVAGPDLAPLEDIEFKARLAGDVIPGPYATLVHGLTPQQLDTEGLPENEFAQRVLDVLGHGHQIVMGYNTAGFDDPFTQHLMWRNFQSPYGWQFENQSLRYDLLPIVRAAYVLAHDALVWPELDGAVSMKLDQLAPANGISHSNAHDALADTQATRALAAIVRTQAPTLWDACIAQADKKNVLSLLADAQSGVGVLLHIDGSFGRERGYAGLIYPLGASASNPNEWYCIDLGMDLSALETLDAEALRAALFTPRAERAADHPQVGLRRLRINRACALFPLEWLKDNPTALLLTGIDRGALMAQRARIRARDAAHWWTLAEAVFQHDLKPSTWADAQLYDGFVGRMDEAKMRQVRTASSDDLVSTPPEFEDARLRAMLPLYIARNFPDKLGPGDYKRWTRYRSQRWQLEGTRAMTVHSYQAQMQELAAQALAPEKMALLEQLEQWVLKHSPY, translated from the coding sequence ATGACTGACCGCCGATTCGTATTTTATGATTACGAAACGACTGGCCTTGACCCAGCATTGGATCGGCCGGTTCAGTTCGCCGCCACGGTGGCGGGCCCTGATCTAGCACCACTCGAGGACATCGAGTTCAAGGCGCGTTTGGCGGGGGACGTGATTCCCGGTCCTTACGCGACCTTGGTGCATGGCCTAACCCCCCAGCAACTGGATACCGAGGGCCTTCCTGAAAACGAGTTCGCGCAACGCGTGCTCGATGTGTTGGGCCACGGTCACCAGATCGTGATGGGCTATAACACCGCCGGCTTTGACGACCCCTTCACCCAGCATCTGATGTGGCGCAACTTCCAGTCGCCCTACGGCTGGCAGTTCGAAAACCAATCCTTGCGCTATGACCTGCTGCCGATCGTGCGTGCGGCCTATGTGTTGGCCCACGACGCCTTGGTCTGGCCTGAATTGGACGGCGCCGTCTCGATGAAGCTGGACCAGCTCGCGCCGGCCAACGGTATCAGCCACAGCAATGCCCACGACGCGCTGGCGGACACACAGGCCACGCGGGCACTGGCCGCCATCGTGCGGACCCAGGCGCCGACGCTGTGGGATGCCTGTATCGCCCAGGCCGATAAAAAAAATGTGCTGTCGTTGTTGGCTGATGCCCAATCGGGCGTCGGTGTGCTGCTGCACATTGATGGCAGCTTTGGCCGCGAACGCGGCTACGCGGGTCTGATTTACCCACTGGGGGCCAGCGCCAGCAACCCCAATGAATGGTACTGCATCGATTTGGGAATGGATCTGTCGGCGCTGGAAACCCTGGACGCTGAAGCTTTGCGTGCGGCCCTATTTACGCCCCGAGCTGAGCGCGCGGCCGACCACCCGCAGGTTGGCTTGCGGCGGCTTCGGATTAACCGCGCCTGTGCGCTGTTTCCGCTGGAATGGTTGAAAGACAATCCGACCGCACTGTTATTAACCGGTATTGATCGGGGTGCGTTGATGGCCCAACGCGCGCGCATTCGTGCCCGCGATGCGGCGCACTGGTGGACCCTGGCCGAAGCCGTCTTTCAGCACGACCTTAAGCCCTCGACCTGGGCGGATGCACAGCTTTACGATGGCTTTGTCGGGCGCATGGACGAGGCCAAGATGCGCCAGGTGCGAACCGCGTCCAGCGACGACTTGGTGTCGACACCGCCGGAGTTCGAGGATGCGCGTTTACGCGCCATGTTGCCGTTGTATATCGCGCGCAATTTCCCAGACAAGCTGGGGCCGGGCGACTACAAGCGTTGGACACGCTACCGCTCGCAACGCTGGCAGCTGGAAGGTACCCGCGCGATGACTGTGCACAGTTACCAAGCCCAGATGCAAGAACTGGCCGCCCAGGCATTGGCGCCGGAAAAAATGGCGTTGTTGGAACAGCTAGAGCAGTGGGTGCTTAAACACTCACCCTATTAG
- a CDS encoding Trm112 family protein, translating into MIDPNVLALLVCPISGGPLTYNPLTESLDSEQAGVRFPIVNGIPHLLESAATALD; encoded by the coding sequence ATGATTGATCCGAATGTACTGGCACTCTTGGTGTGCCCCATCAGCGGCGGGCCGCTAACCTACAACCCGCTGACCGAGTCCCTGGACTCCGAACAGGCCGGCGTGCGCTTTCCTATCGTCAATGGCATTCCGCACCTGCTGGAATCCGCGGCGACTGCGCTGGACTAA
- a CDS encoding alpha/beta fold hydrolase has product MPTVERTFFALGRAGARMAIHERAGCGVPILCIPGLTRNHRDFDGILQMFPSRPVIRVDLCGRGDSDWDSDPARYTPAVYLADLTAWLATRAEPQFDVIGTSLGGILTMGLASQLPQRLRRLVINDIGPVIEAAGIDAIRARVGEGGPFVNWAEAIDEVRAAQLPAHPRETDWPRFARALCRARDSQIVFDYDPAISQQTRGAEIEPFWPLYQSTIGLAVLIIRGECSDLFSPSTLARMLQLNPVAEALIVAQTGHAPTLYEPECVAAMGQFLAD; this is encoded by the coding sequence ATGCCAACCGTCGAACGCACTTTCTTTGCCCTCGGGCGGGCCGGCGCGCGCATGGCGATTCACGAGCGCGCCGGTTGCGGCGTGCCGATCCTGTGCATACCGGGGTTAACCCGCAACCACCGCGACTTCGACGGTATTTTGCAGATGTTTCCGAGTCGCCCAGTGATCCGAGTGGACCTGTGCGGGCGTGGTGACAGTGATTGGGACAGCGACCCGGCGCGGTACACCCCTGCGGTCTACTTGGCGGACCTGACGGCGTGGCTGGCGACCCGGGCTGAACCGCAGTTTGATGTCATCGGCACCAGTCTGGGCGGAATTTTGACTATGGGTCTGGCGTCGCAGTTGCCGCAGCGCCTGCGACGTCTGGTGATTAATGACATCGGCCCGGTGATCGAAGCGGCCGGTATCGATGCCATTCGAGCCCGTGTCGGCGAGGGTGGACCCTTTGTGAATTGGGCCGAAGCCATCGATGAGGTGCGTGCGGCGCAGTTACCGGCACATCCGCGCGAAACCGACTGGCCGCGTTTTGCCCGGGCCTTGTGTCGCGCGCGCGATTCCCAGATCGTGTTTGACTATGATCCGGCGATCAGCCAGCAAACTCGCGGCGCCGAGATTGAGCCGTTTTGGCCGCTCTATCAGTCCACTATTGGCTTGGCGGTGTTGATCATCCGTGGCGAATGCTCGGACTTATTCAGCCCCTCGACCTTGGCTCGCATGCTCCAGCTCAACCCAGTTGCCGAGGCCTTGATTGTGGCTCAAACCGGTCATGCACCGACCCTTTATGAGCCGGAGTGTGTGGCCGCGATGGGCCAGTTCCTGGCCGATTGA
- a CDS encoding DUF2244 domain-containing protein produces the protein MVELLDNAASQTLVLRPNAAMPWRRNLYVIAIFGLGILGFATFWTIKGVVLALPMGILELIGLTWALWWVARQAQRCQTIELTAHEVIIQSGRDLPESEWRSARAWTRVQVDKPKRRGDPPRVWFCFKGDQVEVGGFLNRRDRQRLIRMLKKVINGPVRISPPPHRPRS, from the coding sequence ATGGTTGAATTGCTCGACAACGCTGCCAGCCAAACCCTGGTGCTGCGCCCGAATGCTGCCATGCCGTGGCGGCGTAATCTGTATGTGATTGCTATTTTTGGTTTGGGGATCCTGGGTTTCGCGACCTTTTGGACGATCAAAGGTGTCGTGCTGGCGCTGCCGATGGGGATTTTGGAGCTGATCGGCCTGACGTGGGCGCTGTGGTGGGTGGCGCGCCAGGCCCAGCGTTGTCAAACCATCGAGCTGACCGCGCATGAAGTCATCATTCAAAGTGGCCGTGACCTGCCGGAGTCTGAATGGCGGTCGGCGCGGGCATGGACGCGCGTTCAGGTCGACAAACCTAAACGCCGGGGTGATCCGCCACGGGTCTGGTTTTGCTTTAAGGGTGACCAAGTCGAGGTCGGCGGCTTTTTAAACCGCCGCGACCGTCAGCGCCTGATTCGGATGCTGAAAAAAGTGATCAACGGGCCTGTGCGGATTTCGCCGCCACCGCATCGTCCACGGTCGTGA